The Phoenix dactylifera cultivar Barhee BC4 chromosome 17, palm_55x_up_171113_PBpolish2nd_filt_p, whole genome shotgun sequence genome contains a region encoding:
- the LOC103708279 gene encoding indole-3-acetic acid-induced protein ARG7, giving the protein MGSGAGTGKCSTIRHIVRLRQMLRRWRMRASSASSARAAPADVPAGHVAVCVGSSSRRFVVRTAHLNHPIFRQLLRQAEEEYGFSSLPGPLTLPCDESLFEHILRHLSSASSSRFLSLEDFQKSPPASSSCLCCCCCCCHAGHRSGGGWHVAESLPLLRAEKPVW; this is encoded by the coding sequence atGGGAAGTGGAGCGGGGACGGGGAAATGCAGCACGATCAGGCACATTGTGAGGCTGCGCCAGATGCTGCGGCGGTGGCGGATGCGGGCGTCGTCAGCGTCGTCGGCGCGGGCGGCGCCGGCGGACGTGCCGGCGGGGCACGTGGCGGTGTGCGTGGGGAGCAGCTCGCGGAGGTTCGTGGTGCGCACGGCGCACCTGAACCACCCCATCTTCCGGCAGCTCCTCCGGCAAGCCGAGGAGGAGTACGGCTTCTCCTCCCTCCCGGGACCCCTCACCCTCCCCTGCGACGAGTCCCTCTTCGAGCACATTCTCCGCCACCTCTCCTCCGCCTCTTCGTCTCGTTTCCTCAGTCTCGAGGACTTCCAGAAAAGCCCGCCGGCGTCCTCCTCTTGcttgtgctgctgctgctgctgctgccatgCCGGCCACCGGAGCGGCGGCGGGTGGCATGTTGCCGaatccctccctctcctccgcgCGGAGAAGCCGGTCTGGTGA